TCGCGGCCTCCCTCGCCGGAACCGTCCTCGTCGGGGTGGCCCTGCGGCCCCTTCGACGGGTGGCCGTGACAGCACGGCAGGTCGCCCGGCTGCCCCTGCACAGCGGGGAGGTGGCGCTCCATCAGCGGGTGCCGGAGACGGAGGCCGACCCCCGGACGGAGGTCGGACAGGTCGGCGCGGCCATCAACCGGATGCTCGACCACGTCCACTCGGCGCTCGACGCCAGGCAGCAGAGCGAGACCCGCGTCCGGCAGTTCGTCGCCGACGCCAGCCACGAACTCCGCACCCCGCTCGCCTCGATCCGGGGATACGCGGAGCTGACCCGGCGCGGCGGCGAGGAGTGCGGGCCCGACACCCGGCACGCCCTCGGCCGCATCGAGTCCGAGGCGACCCGCATGACGGGCCTCGTGGAGGACCTGCTGCTGCTCGCCAGGCTCGATACCGGACGCCCTCTCTCGTACGAGCCCACCGACCTCGTCCCCCTGGTCGTGGACGCCGTGAGCGACGCCCGTGCCGCCGGGGCCGACCACCACTGGTGCCTCGAACTGCCCGAGGACGGTGCCAGTCCCGTACGGGCGGACGGCGCCCGGCTCCAGCAGGTCCTCGTCAACCTCCTCGCCAACGCCCGGACGCACACCCCGCCCGGGACCACGGTCACCGCGCGGGTCCGTACCGAACCCGGCGCGGTGACCGTCCGGATCGAGGACGACGGACCCGGCATCCCCGCCGCGCTCCTGCCCGCCGTCTTCGAGCGGTTCGCACGCGGCGACGCCTCCCGCTCCCGCAACGCCGGATCGACCGGCCTCGGGCTCGCCATCGTCCGGGCGGTCGTCGTCGCCCACGGCGGTGACGTGACCGTCGAGAGCGTCCCCGGACGGACCGTCTTCACCGTCCGGCTGCCCGCCGCCCACCCGGCGGAAGCCCACTCACAGGCAGGCCACAGGCTGATCACACAGCCGTGACAGCGGCCCCGGCGAGTGTCGTCGGTATGCGAACCCCAACGATCGCGGGGCCCACGTCCGGAGCCCTCCCCGCCCGGGAACACCTGCCCGTGAACATCGCGGGACGGCCCGCCCTGGACGTGGTGATCCCCGTCTACAACGAGGAGAAGGACCTGGAGCCGTGCGTCCGCCGGCTCCACGAACACCTCCTCCGGACCTTCCCGTACGGCTTCCGCATCACCGTCGCCGACAACGCCTCCACCGACAGCACCCCCGAGGTCGCCGCCGGCCTCGCGGCCGAGGTGCCCGAGGTGCGCTCCGTACGGCTGGAGCAGAAGGGGCGAGGCCGGGCGCTGCGGACGGTGTGGTCGGGATCGGACGCCCCCGTCCTCGCCTACATGGACGTGGACCTGTCCACCGACCTGAACGCCCTGCTGCCCCTGGTCGCGCCGCTCATCTCCGGCCACTCCGACCTGGCGATCGGCTCCCGGCTCGCCCGCTCCTCGCGGGTGGTGCGCGGCCCGAAGCGGGAGTTCATCTCCCGCGCGTACAACCTGATCCTGCGCGGCTCGCTCGCCGCCCGGTTCTCCGACGCGCAGTGCGGGTTCAAGGCGATCCGGCGCGATGTCGCGGAGCGGCTGCTCCCGATGGTGGAGGACACCGGCTGGTTCTTCGACACCGAGCTGCTGGTCCTCGCGGAGCGGGCCGGGCTGCGGATCCACGAGGTGCCCGTCGACTGGGTCGACGACCCCGACTCGACCGTGCACCTCGTGAGCACGGCCACCGACGACCTGAAGGGCGTCTGGCGGGTGGGCCGGGCGCTCGCGACGGGTTCGCTGCCGCTCGACCGGCTGGTCAGGCCCTTCGGGGACGACCCCCGGGACCGTGAACTCAGCGGTGTACCGGGCGGACTCGCCCGGCAGCTCGTCGGCTTCTGCGTGGTCGGGGCCCTGTCGACGCTCTTCTACATCGCCCTGTACTCGCTCTTCCGGCTCGGTGCCGGGCCGCAGATCGCCAACGCCGTCGCGCTCCTCGTCTCCGCCGTCGCCAACACGGCGGCCAACCGGCGGCTCACCTTCGGGGTGCGGGGCCGGGACCGGGCCGTTCGCCATCAGGCGCAGGGACTC
This sequence is a window from Streptomyces sp. NBC_00691. Protein-coding genes within it:
- a CDS encoding bifunctional glycosyltransferase family 2/GtrA family protein; the encoded protein is MRTPTIAGPTSGALPAREHLPVNIAGRPALDVVIPVYNEEKDLEPCVRRLHEHLLRTFPYGFRITVADNASTDSTPEVAAGLAAEVPEVRSVRLEQKGRGRALRTVWSGSDAPVLAYMDVDLSTDLNALLPLVAPLISGHSDLAIGSRLARSSRVVRGPKREFISRAYNLILRGSLAARFSDAQCGFKAIRRDVAERLLPMVEDTGWFFDTELLVLAERAGLRIHEVPVDWVDDPDSTVHLVSTATDDLKGVWRVGRALATGSLPLDRLVRPFGDDPRDRELSGVPGGLARQLVGFCVVGALSTLFYIALYSLFRLGAGPQIANAVALLVSAVANTAANRRLTFGVRGRDRAVRHQAQGLVVFAIGLALTSGSLAALGAATGDPAHSTELAVLVVANLAATVLRFLLFRLWVFPERSTSRNDPRNDR
- a CDS encoding sensor histidine kinase, translated to MGRDAGQRSRSPRTRGPWSLRTRLVVSAVALIAVVAAVIGAVTTIAFRSYLYDRADEEVRAVSHWAAGPPTARPEPDRGGGDPLRFVVGPGTKTGTLGAVLTDGEVTVAGYSAEAEDSGVYGPPERIEPLDDAQRAALAAVPRDGEPHTVDLPGGLGSYRVAYAEGSKGTFLTGIPLSEVENALSTLILVELSVTGAGLVAASLAGTVLVGVALRPLRRVAVTARQVARLPLHSGEVALHQRVPETEADPRTEVGQVGAAINRMLDHVHSALDARQQSETRVRQFVADASHELRTPLASIRGYAELTRRGGEECGPDTRHALGRIESEATRMTGLVEDLLLLARLDTGRPLSYEPTDLVPLVVDAVSDARAAGADHHWCLELPEDGASPVRADGARLQQVLVNLLANARTHTPPGTTVTARVRTEPGAVTVRIEDDGPGIPAALLPAVFERFARGDASRSRNAGSTGLGLAIVRAVVVAHGGDVTVESVPGRTVFTVRLPAAHPAEAHSQAGHRLITQP